The DNA segment GTCGATGATGTTTTCATCGTTGATTTCCGAGGTGAGGCGGCTGGCGCGCATGTCGGAGAATTTGGAGAAGCGGAGGACCCATTGGGTGACGGTCGTGAAGAGGTGCTGGCAGCGCTGTCCAAAGTATTCGGTGGTGTGGATTGCTCCGAgctgggttggttgggcttTGAGGATATCTAGGCTTGTTGGCAAGCTTTGGGAGGTCGTGGGTTGGGTGGCAGCCTCTTCGGGAGTGTCGGTAGTAGGTTTGGGTGCAGGTTGAACAACCTCGGATGCTGTGGATGGCATCGGCGAGACTGCTGTAGGGTCACCCCTCCGGTCACCGGATGGCTCGGATGTAGACACGAGAAACGATCGTGATTGGGTTTTTGAGTCGAAGCTGATATTTTCCAGAGCCATGATCGATTGCGGACTTTTCGTGCTAGTCCTGTTGGTGACGGCCTCCTTCGCCAAAGCCATCATTCGTCGGTAGGCTCTCGAGTTGACAACAGTGTTATCAAATTCgaactcgacgccctcgGCCACAGTGTTTCCATCCCCACGGAAGATCGTGTCGGCAGTCCTCCGCGGATTCAGAACAGACTCGGCAATTTGAAGCTGAGGATTCGCCAACCGCAAGGACGCCGCCTTGGTCGCTTGCCTGTCTAGCAAACCTTTCCCGTTTCTGACACCCTCTAGAATCTCATCGGTAGTATTCATGTGCAACACTTGAACCAGAAACGCAATCGCGGACTGCTGTCCTTGCAATAGCGATAGGTaccccttcatctccccctcatTTCGCACAATCCGCGCTTTAGTCCACCACGTCCGCACAAGCGAGCGACGGGACTCCATCAGTGCGGTGGCATCGCAGAGTTTTTCGAGGGAGTCCTCGAAGCAGGTTAGTACGACTAGGCAACCGGTGAGGGTTGTGTCGAGGGTGTGGACGACATCGGCCTGGCCGCGGACGGTGTGGTTTTGCAGGATGAGGGTCTGGAGCTGGGACAGGCCGGTCTTGATGGCGGCGCattgggaggagagggcggtgatggtgacttGAGCGTTTTGGAATTTGGTGcggagggtgtcgagggtGCGGGCTGCTTGGAGGCAGATGCCTGTGATGCCTGCGATCGAGGCTGTTATCGAGAGGGGGTCCATTGATGGTGCCTAGTCACCCACAATGGGCCGCGCCGGTTGATGCCGAAAAAATACGGCACGTTAATACCATCTCTCAAGACAAGTTTTTGAATCTGCGTGATCATCAGGAATCGTATCCAGCTGGGGGCGCATAAGGCATCTTTTGAGGCTATGCTGCAGGATTGATTCTTGGCGGCACATAACTGGTCGATGGACTTGTTCGGAAGAAGTGAGGAAATACCACTCGGTAGGGATCTACACCTAGAGTTTGAACTTTGAATTCAACAGTGGCTTCAGCTGTCAAGTCGGGATGATGGACACGACTGATCTTTTTGCTGAACCACTTTGAACAGCCGCTAAAATAGGTACATTAGTCGAGCAAATAACGTAGACCATGAGCTGCTACCCGGTAGCATAACACTGGCATATCACGAACTCTTTTCGAAACCAAATCGCAGTTCGCATGAGGATGTCACATCCTACATTATTCACACTCCCTCAGATTCAAACCCACAAGTGACACCAACATAATGTTATCAAATAATCAAACAGCATGTCTCACGACAGTGAAACACAGAAGAGCAAGGAGCAACGTCACTGCAGCACAGTATATATATTAGGTCCCTTTTACtccttccaacagcagcccgGAAATCTTGACCAGAGCGCCACTTTGTGGTCAGGACAAACggtcaaggtggaggagctgcttgTTACCGCCCCCTGCCGGGAGCTTTACAACGGACAGCTTCCGAGTTCGATTCCGAAGTAAAACCCACGGGTTTTCGTAGCCGGCCACCCTACAACTAAAGGCTGGTCGGTgagcttttgctttttctgGGCCCAGTTAATAGATTAttttggctttcttttgggggtttttttttcttctatatttttatttttggttttgttttAATTTTTATTTTAatcttttttattttttatttttggcCCAGTTGATACATTATTTTGATTTTCTTCATCCTGGAGACAAGTAACCGGGTATCGATTTTTACTTCGAGACTCGAGTCGAAGGTCTTTGAAACCAGACATTGGCCGCCATCTGACAATGCTTTCATAACGACTCACATGTTGTCCAACAAGCCAAGTAGTTTACTTATGCCTTTAACATGCAATTAATTCGATTATTTCTCGAGATCAGCCACTGCGATTGTACCTCGAGTCAAAATTCTCAAAGACAAACACTATATTAATCACCGATATACCTTGGTCACACCCCACAACATTTCAAAATGGTAAagttgggggttttggtctTTGGAAGTGTTCAAAGTGTTTGATGAGTGCAAGAGGAGACCGTGGACCTCATTGACGACCACCCTGCATAGAGCCCAATGCTACCTACCCAGCCCAACGCAAATGTGGTCCCTTATTGTGCTGGAAGTAATGTCGTGCTTCGTCGTTCTTCTATATTACTCAAGAACCTGTCCAAAAGTCCATATGGAATCTTCGGACACCGGGGCGCGACCAGCCAAAAGGCAGAAGCTGGATGGCATCAACGTTATCCTGGACACGAGCAACGAGGAGCTGACGAAACCTGCTAGCAAAATGGGGCCCTCGCCATTTAATCGCTTATAGGTTTCGCGTTGGCCATGAATCCCCATTTCTACCGACCTTCCTCGAGATTCACCACAATTCTTGTCCCGTATGCGGGGGTCACAATACACCGTCTTAGAGAGTCGACATTGACCGAGTTAGGTCCTTGATTGGGGAAACTCCCCGGAATTTGTGCCAGCAGGCCGAAAGTGAACCCTCTTCGACTGCCCGAGGGCTTTTTCTGGGCCGCCCTTGCCCGCACAGCTCGCCACGAGCTTCTTGAGCCTGTGGCAGAGAAGGTGTATCCGCAGCGAGCGAGGACATCCGTACAGAGGGAAGGCTACATCCCCTCCGGAACGACTATACCCGGTTCCTCATCTTCTACCCTACCCTCTTTGTCCGATTTTGGTAACGATACGGATGATTTCAACGAGGACGAGAATGAGGCCCGGCGTGGTAAACCTGAGGAGGTCGCCCTTTCATCTTATCACCTGTTTCTTACAAGTCGCCCTAGGACTTTGCCTCCTGCAGCATTCCGCCGCCGAAACTAGGATGCAAGCCGAGGTCAGACCACGGGTCGGGCGTTTACGGTCGACAATTCAAATTGCCGGAAATCCTATTACGACTGAGGACGACGGAGGGGTTTGTCGTATGCGTCACAGGGGGTATAGGTGGACGATGGACCAACCTTACTTGGCTATTATCGAAGTAAAGCGAGCATTTTAGCCCATCAACGCTGATGACGGAACGGCATCATACAACCCAGTCATACCGTACGAGAATCCGGTACAGTATCTTGGCGAAGCCGTTGTTACTTGGAAGGCAAACCCCCAGTATTTCAAGAAAGGGTCAAGATTTTTCtacctcatctcccccttcccctccttctcctagGTTAATTGTATATAGCCGCTCGTGCTTACTTTACTTCAGAGCGGTTTTGATTGCGGCCACGAATACCTTTCTCCGCTTTATTCGAGCAAAGGGCCCTTGTCAGTGATGCTTCGAAGGAGGTCTTTGTTCAAATGCAGAGTACGAGCTAGTCAAACCTTCAGTCATATAAAGCGAGACGGGTCGCCCTGTCGCCCTTTGTCACGTTCTAGCATTAGTAGCATGCGCATGAAGTTTAAGATGGAACTGGAATTCCATCAATGTTTGGATTCTTTAGTAAAGATGTGGTCGTGTGCTGTAACATGCGAAGCTCTCTTGACAAGGGCCACCAAGCCCGCCAAGGGTAACTATGTCCCAGGGTTCTATCAGCAGGCGCTTAACGGCCAAGCATGGATCTCGAATATCGAAAGGCATCTCAACAAACTGTGTGAACGGGCACGCCAACTCGATGACTACGCTGGTAACGAAGGTGAGATGTCGGACAAAGATGTCATCTCAAGACTACACAGGTGGGTAATGTTTTACGCCGCTTTCATACCGACCCACACCCTAACACTTTGTCCAGAGAGCCGAGTACTTCACCATGCTTCTCAACTCACACAGACAATCATACGTCTCGCCACCGCACTGCCATTGACACCACAGATTGACAACCATCATGATGATATTCATTTTACCCTTTACCAAACACCCCGAGAACGCCACGCTAAATATGCTATACTATGTATGCTCTTAGCAGCACACAAGACAGCCCATAAAATCCCAGTACCATAAATACAGAATACAACAAATtcactccccatcctcattgCTCACTGTCGAGAGTTCATTCTCCAAGTGAGTGAGAgaatcaccacctcccaaccccattGACCCCCACCTgctccaacccccgccccgTAACAACCTCCCTCATGACCCTAACAGCCCTCGcactcttcccccccttcccccccctctccctacCCCCCACAAACTCATTaaaccactcctcctccctcccctccaacggCAAACtaaccaactccctcaccctcccccccacattctcacccccctcgatcacactccccaccaacctctcaaacaacccccttctcgCATTCTCCGGCCACATCCTAGTAAAATACAACGCCTCCGTCACGCTCGTCCTCGCCAACGCCCCAAACAACAGCTCCAAACTCTCGCCCGTCTTGAGCACCGGCTGGACAGTGTTATAATACGCCAACGGCAACGAGTAATCATCCTCCGTCTTCTTGGCGTGCTTGACCAGGACTGTTATAATATCATCGGCAAACTCGCTTGGCAAGGAAGGATGGCAGAGGTATTCCAGCGCAAACTTGAATTCTGACCTGTCCATATGCCACAGCCCCCGCATGAGGATCTGGTAGTTGGATGGGAGCCCCGACTCGTCGGCGAGGGAAAGGGCTAGGTTGGAGGTGCGGGGGCCGCGTTTttcgtcaaagtcgaggaggaggtagaaGAGGACTGAGAGGCGGGCGTGGGGGGAGAtgccgggggaggaggtgatgatttggttgtggagggagcggagggcggaggaggagtgagGGGGGTAGACTTTTGATGCTGGAACAAGGATGTTAGTATCtgtgggggaagggaggggaacaAACCATCTTTGATACCTAGGCGGTGGAGGACTCGATCGATGAAGAGGACGCCGTCGAAAGATTTGCGAAAGGTTTCGATTTGGCGGGAAAAGGTTGAGTCGTAGGGGGATGGGCCGTCGGTTGGGAAGGCGGCGTTGAAGTGGGTGAAGTCGAGCATGttcattttggcggtggtTATGGGAggtgtgatgttgatgggttgggtttgggggaatGTAAACAGAGGAAGGCTTCAAAAAGCTTGATGAAGCTTCAGATGTGACGACGTGCGACCCGATCCGATTGATTCATGAATtagaggaaaaagaagcttGGTTTAGCTTGTCTAACGGAGTGCGGTGGAGCTGATAATG comes from the Podospora pseudocomata strain CBS 415.72m chromosome 5, whole genome shotgun sequence genome and includes:
- a CDS encoding hypothetical protein (COG:S; EggNog:ENOG503NYP8) — encoded protein: MDPLSITASIAGITGICLQAARTLDTLRTKFQNAQVTITALSSQCAAIKTGLSQLQTLILQNHTVRGQADVVHTLDTTLTGCLVVLTCFEDSLEKLCDATALMESRRSLVRTWWTKARIVRNEGEMKGYLSLLQGQQSAIAFLVQVLHMNTTDEILEGVRNGKGLLDRQATKAASLRLANPQLQIAESVLNPRRTADTIFRGDGNTVAEGVEFEFDNTVVNSRAYRRMMALAKEAVTNRTSTKSPQSIMALENISFDSKTQSRSFLVSTSEPSGDRRGDPTAVSPMPSTASEVVQPAPKPTTDTPEEAATQPTTSQSLPTSLDILKAQPTQLGAIHTTEYFGQRCQHLFTTVTQWVLRFSKFSDMRASRLTSEINDENIIDRLDNSVLDGSDADNYLRDRVKRRDMFTSVTMSMIWEFIFTRYLFGMDREQRFKLKSLEKQLTDVGPTATVRAWRATTLGLWSRRESFRKQRDRDAVAVAEAILEALSKVLPPPGNLEEQLRVQLRRVVSEAVDLSIEMRTQVAEFMVLPPLMPEYNEDGELAATVNFISSLMAQPGSRGDTEGDLEGAVVRVVLFPLVVQKGDLRGEGEEEVVVFPAQVIVNTT
- a CDS encoding hypothetical protein (EggNog:ENOG503P5VM; COG:U); the encoded protein is MNMLDFTHFNAAFPTDGPSPYDSTFSRQIETFRKSFDGVLFIDRVLHRLGIKDASKVYPPHSSSALRSLHNQIITSSPGISPHARLSVLFYLLLDFDEKRGPRTSNLALSLADESGLPSNYQILMRGLWHMDRSEFKFALEYLCHPSLPSEFADDIITVLVKHAKKTEDDYSLPLAYYNTVQPVLKTGESLELLFGALARTSVTEALYFTRMWPENARRGLFERLVGSVIEGGENVGGRVRELVSLPLEGREEEWFNEFVGGRERGGKGGKSARAVRVMREVVTGRGLEQVGVNGVGRW